The following coding sequences lie in one Benincasa hispida cultivar B227 chromosome 6, ASM972705v1, whole genome shotgun sequence genomic window:
- the LOC120080484 gene encoding histone-lysine N-methyltransferase SUVR4 — translation MSSKKKAINAFSATRSLGIPDDQVKPILKDLLKMYDGNWKLIEEDNYRTLVDAYFEHKENEGLEGNNGCPVEDKMSLIPLKRPREGEQQNQALFTTGSSGHKLVARKDKTTNSSQDSEQGLFIRPSERMSSGKPISVVYPDKKALTNGNTVCNSYQKGSSSSQCVSPSNTAAFQDQCTNYSRKPSTSSVHVRPISRHQHNRKNTNNSLHHMHDLTKGAEKVEISWVNELGNDSIPKFNYIPNNIIFQNANVNISLARISEDDCCSSCSGDCLLSPYPCACACETGGEFAYTREGLLKEEFLNHCMSMRCEPKKEHLFYCEDCPIERSKNDYKPDRCKGHLLRKFIKECWSKCGCDMQCGNRVVQRGISCKLQVFFTNERKGWGLRTLKNLPKGSFVCEYVGEILTNTELYERNLQSTGNERHTYPVTLDADWGSEGVLEDDELLCLDATNYGNVARFINHRCSDANLIDIPVEVETPDRHYYHLAFFTSREVKAMEELTWDYAIDFDDEDHPVKAFQCCCGSTFCRDAKKKHKAALL, via the exons ATGTCTTCAAAAAAGAAAGCTATCAATGCTTTTAGTGCAACGAGATCCTTAGGAATTCCTGATGACCAAGTAAAACCAATATTGAAGGATCTCCTAAAGATGTATGATGGAAATTGGAAACTCATTGAAGAAGACAATTATCGCACTCTTGTAGATGCTTATTTTGAGCACAAGGAAAACGAG GGACTAGAAGGAAACAATGGTTGTCCTGTGGAAGATAAAATGTCTCTGATACCATTAAAGAGACCACGTGAAGGAGAACAACAGAATCAGGCATTGTTTACCACCGGTAGCTCAGGTCATAAATTAGTTGCTAGAAAGGATAAAACTACAAACTCGTCTCAAGACTCTGAACAAGGTTTATTCATTAGGCCCAGCGAAAGGATGTCATCAGGGAAACCCATTTCGGTAGTTTATCCAg ATAAGAAAGCATTAACAAATGGTAACACGGTATGCAATTCATATCAGAAGGGCTCAAGTTCTTCTCAGTGTGTGAGCCCATCGAATACAGCAGCTTTTCAAGATCAATGCACCAACTACAGTAGAAAGCCTTCAACTTCCTCTGTGCATGTGAGGCCAATTTCTCGTCATCAACATAAcagaaaaaatacaaataattccTTGCATCATATGCATGACTTGACAAAGGGTGCAGAGAAAGTCGAAATATCTTGGGTTAATGAATTAGGAAATGATTCCATCCCTAAGTTCAATTACATACCAAAcaatataatttttcaaaatgccAATGTCAACATTTCACTAGCTCGGATTTCAGAGGATGATTGTTGTTCAAGTTGCTCAGGCGACTGCCTTTTATCACCTTATCCATGTGCTTGTGCTTGTGAAACTGGTGGGGAATTTGCCTATACACGAGAAGGCCTGCTAAAAGAAGAATTTCTAAATCACTGTATGTCTATGAGATGCGAGCCTAAGAAGGAGCATCTATTTTATTGTGAAGATTGCCCCATTGAGAGGTCAAAGAATGACTACAAGCCTGATCGATGCAAGGGTCATTTGCTCAGGAAGTTTATCAAAGAATGCTGGAGCAAATGTGGATGTGACATGCAGTGTGGAAATCGAGTTGTACAACGAGGTATTTCTTGCAAACTGCAG GTTTTCTTCACTAATGAAAGAAAAGGATGGGGTCTTAGAACACTTAAGAACTTGCCAAAGGGGTCTTTCGTTTGTGAATATGTTGGTGAGATATTGACAAATACAGAGTTGTATGAACGAAATCTGCAAAGCACCGGTAATGAGAGGCATACATATCCCGTAACTCTTGATGCAGACTGGGGCTCAGAGGGAGTTTTAGAGGATGACGAGTTACTTTGTTTGGATGCTACGAATTATGGAAATGTTGCAAGATTCATCAACCACAG ATGTTCTGATGCAAATTTGATCGACATTCCTGTTGAAGTTGAAACTCCTGATCGCCACTACTATCAT CTCGCGTTTTTCACTAGCAGGGAAGTAAAAGCTATGGAAGAGCTTACATGG GACTATGCTATCGACTTTGATGATGAAGATCATCCTGTGAAGGCATTTCAATGCTGTTGTGGAAGTACATTTTGTCGAGATGCAAAAAAGAAACACAAGGCAGCACTTTTGTAG